A genome region from Baekduia alba includes the following:
- a CDS encoding ribonuclease D translates to MPRSTAEIAERARETGRLGIDTEFMGEGRYQPLLCLAQIALDDGEGGSEVIVLDPLTEEYDPAPLADVLADPAIEIVLHAARQDVALLRRDWGQPLRNVFDTQVAAGFAGMRAQLGYEPLLKEMLGVRLRKSASFTRWDDRPLTEEQLGYAREDVLHLLQLASALQGRLSDLGRLEWAREECRAFEEIDDRRDLDLVFGKLPRINSLDPSQRAVARELVEWREDAARGGDRPVSSVLHDAALIEIAKRRPQNVDRLRQIRGLNDATLHRRGKAIVEAVARGRDRESIPVEGVRPTQPDAEDAPLIALGEALVRTRAMESELAYELIAARADLQKIVTAARNGDPEPQVRTLQGWRREVVGVELLELLAGRRTLRVADGHRLEISE, encoded by the coding sequence ATGCCGCGGTCGACCGCAGAGATCGCCGAGCGCGCACGGGAGACCGGGCGGCTCGGCATCGACACCGAGTTCATGGGCGAAGGGCGCTACCAGCCGCTGCTGTGCCTGGCCCAGATCGCGCTCGACGACGGCGAGGGCGGCAGCGAGGTCATCGTCCTCGACCCGCTGACCGAGGAGTACGACCCCGCGCCGCTGGCCGACGTCCTCGCCGACCCCGCGATCGAGATCGTCCTGCACGCCGCCCGCCAGGACGTCGCGCTGCTGCGCCGCGACTGGGGCCAGCCGCTGCGCAACGTCTTCGACACGCAGGTCGCCGCCGGCTTCGCCGGCATGCGCGCCCAGCTCGGCTACGAGCCGTTGTTGAAGGAGATGCTCGGCGTGCGGCTGCGCAAGTCCGCGTCGTTCACGCGTTGGGACGACCGGCCGCTGACCGAGGAGCAGCTCGGCTACGCGCGCGAGGACGTCCTGCACCTGCTCCAGCTCGCCTCCGCGCTCCAGGGCCGGCTCAGCGACCTCGGCCGCCTGGAGTGGGCGCGCGAGGAATGCCGCGCGTTCGAGGAGATCGACGACCGCCGCGACCTCGACCTCGTGTTCGGCAAGCTGCCGCGCATCAACTCGCTGGACCCGTCGCAGCGCGCGGTCGCCCGCGAGCTCGTCGAGTGGCGCGAGGACGCGGCGCGGGGCGGCGACCGCCCGGTCTCCAGCGTCCTGCACGACGCGGCGCTGATCGAGATCGCCAAGCGCCGGCCGCAGAACGTCGACCGTCTGCGCCAGATCCGCGGCCTCAACGACGCGACGCTGCACCGGCGCGGCAAGGCGATCGTCGAGGCGGTCGCCCGCGGGCGCGACCGCGAGTCGATCCCGGTCGAGGGCGTCCGCCCCACCCAGCCCGACGCCGAGGACGCACCGCTGATCGCGCTCGGCGAGGCGCTCGTGCGCACGCGCGCGATGGAGTCCGAGCTGGCCTACGAGCTGATCGCCGCACGCGCCGACCTCCAGAAGATCGTCACCGCCGCGCGCAACGGCGACCCGGAGCCGCAGGTGCGCACGCTCCAGGGCTGGCGGCGCGAGGTCGTCGGCGTCGAGCTGCTCGAGCTGCTCGCGGGCCGGCGGACGCTGCGGGTGGCCGACGGCCACCGCCTCGAGATCAGCGAGTAG
- a CDS encoding GGDEF domain-containing protein, which yields MDHHHADISVAPRSWLCPEPADRVRAVDMEERLRPFRRASFATAAVALVLSGHWVGWWTLVPLAFAVVGFTLVDRQLATAQRPELTIASAWLLAELAIAGSIALTGGPRSPALAWLVIPLVTLPARFNSRAVAVGVAVVSGLLLLTTFGVDTPYILDHPQSIVMPIALLVTVALLSSALMKSDLEHRSSSVIDPLTGMLNRNALQTRIAELVQQAAILREPVALIVGDLDNFKAINDGHGHAAGDAVLKDVAYRMRKALRAYDLAYRLGGEEFLIVLPGADGRQAAEVAESLRHAIAGDPIAGLLVTISFGVSASEPGEFEYDTVFAEADLALYRSKQEGRNRVRVNETHERAAVGATTSASYPLAA from the coding sequence GTGGACCACCACCACGCCGACATCAGCGTCGCCCCGCGGTCGTGGCTCTGCCCGGAGCCGGCCGATCGCGTGCGTGCCGTCGACATGGAGGAGCGGCTGCGCCCGTTTCGCCGTGCGTCGTTCGCGACGGCGGCCGTCGCGCTGGTCCTGTCCGGCCACTGGGTCGGCTGGTGGACGCTCGTCCCGCTGGCGTTCGCGGTCGTCGGCTTCACGCTCGTCGACCGCCAGCTCGCCACCGCTCAGCGGCCCGAGCTGACGATCGCCTCCGCATGGCTGCTGGCCGAGCTGGCCATCGCCGGCTCGATCGCGCTGACCGGCGGGCCCAGGAGCCCGGCGCTGGCGTGGCTGGTCATCCCGCTCGTGACGCTGCCGGCGCGCTTCAACAGCCGCGCGGTCGCGGTGGGCGTCGCCGTCGTCTCCGGGCTGCTGCTCCTGACGACCTTCGGCGTCGACACGCCCTACATCCTCGACCACCCGCAGTCGATCGTCATGCCGATCGCGCTGCTCGTCACCGTCGCGCTGCTCTCCAGCGCGCTGATGAAGTCCGATCTCGAGCACCGCAGCTCGTCGGTCATCGACCCGCTGACCGGGATGCTGAACCGCAACGCGCTGCAGACCCGCATCGCCGAGCTCGTGCAGCAGGCCGCGATCCTGCGCGAGCCGGTCGCGCTGATCGTCGGCGACCTGGACAACTTCAAGGCCATCAACGACGGCCACGGCCACGCCGCCGGCGACGCCGTCCTCAAGGACGTGGCCTACCGGATGCGCAAGGCGCTGCGCGCCTACGACCTGGCCTACCGCCTCGGCGGCGAGGAGTTCCTGATCGTGCTCCCGGGCGCCGACGGCCGCCAGGCCGCCGAGGTCGCCGAGAGCCTGCGCCACGCGATCGCCGGCGACCCGATCGCCGGCCTGCTCGTCACGATCTCCTTCGGCGTCAGCGCCTCGGAGCCCGGCGAGTTCGAGTACGACACGGTTTTCGCCGAGGCCGACCTCGCGCTGTACCGCTCCAAGCAGGAGGGGCGCAACCGCGTGCGCGTCAACGAGACGCACGAGCGCGCAGCGGTCGGCGCGACGACGAGCGCGTCGTACCCGCTCGCCGCTTGA
- a CDS encoding GNAT family N-acetyltransferase, with protein MLALTAAGRTAFRQLDRGAAEQWSTLLADLPDADQRRLLGAMRAVEEVLDGGPPRDAGAEVVLRDPRSGDYGWIVARHGELYAQEHGWGLGFEALVARVVADFAAGADQRFGRAWIAEVAGAPAGCVLSVDGDEPGDAKLRLLLVEPWARGLGVGGRLIDAVVAHARARGARRVVLWTNDPLVEARRLYERRGFALIAQERHADWGVPLTGQVLALELEV; from the coding sequence GTGCTGGCGCTGACCGCCGCGGGACGCACGGCGTTCCGGCAGCTGGACCGCGGCGCGGCCGAGCAGTGGTCGACGCTGCTCGCCGACCTCCCGGACGCCGACCAGCGGCGGCTGCTGGGCGCGATGCGCGCCGTAGAGGAGGTGCTGGACGGCGGGCCGCCGCGCGACGCGGGCGCCGAGGTCGTCCTGCGCGACCCGCGCTCCGGCGACTACGGCTGGATCGTCGCCCGCCACGGCGAGCTCTACGCCCAGGAGCACGGATGGGGCCTGGGCTTCGAGGCGCTGGTCGCGCGCGTGGTCGCCGACTTCGCCGCGGGCGCGGACCAGCGCTTCGGCCGCGCCTGGATCGCGGAGGTCGCCGGCGCGCCCGCCGGCTGCGTCCTGTCGGTGGACGGCGACGAGCCCGGCGACGCGAAGCTGCGCCTCCTCCTCGTCGAGCCGTGGGCGCGCGGCCTCGGCGTCGGCGGCCGCCTGATCGACGCCGTGGTCGCCCACGCGCGGGCGCGGGGGGCCCGGCGCGTCGTGTTGTGGACCAACGACCCGCTCGTCGAGGCCCGCCGCCTCTACGAGCGCCGCGGCTTCGCGCTGATCGCACAGGAGCGGCACGCCGACTGGGGCGTGCCGCTCACCGGCCAGGTGCTGGCGCTCGAGTTGGAGGTCTAG
- a CDS encoding type IV pilus twitching motility protein PilT, with protein MRFDFAQLLLDVLERRASDLHITAGSHPMIRVRGRLTSLEDYPVLDPTDTREIIYGILSNDQRQRLETDWQLDFAYAVPGTARFRVNAYFQRSAMSAAFRLIPSVITKIDGLGLPPVVHEFCKKPRGLVLVTGPTGSGKSTSLAAMIDEINETREEHILTIEDPIEFLHSHKKCMVNQRELGSDAQGFGPALKGALRQDPDVILVGEMRDLETISTALTAAETGHLVFATLHTQSAPQTIDRIIDVFPSHQQDQVRTQLSVALQGVVTQTLIPTADGSARVVAAETLVPTPAVRNLIREGKTHQILSAMQTGGGTGMQTLDMALASLIRAGKITQRVAESRSSTPEELKRLSMGLGGLQAA; from the coding sequence ATGCGGTTCGATTTCGCCCAGCTCCTGCTCGATGTCCTCGAGCGTCGTGCCTCCGACCTGCACATCACGGCCGGATCGCACCCGATGATCCGCGTCCGTGGTCGCCTGACGTCGCTGGAGGACTATCCGGTCCTCGACCCGACGGACACCCGCGAGATCATCTACGGGATCCTCAGCAACGACCAGCGCCAGCGCCTGGAGACGGACTGGCAGCTGGACTTCGCCTACGCGGTCCCGGGCACCGCCCGCTTCCGTGTCAACGCGTACTTCCAGCGGTCGGCGATGAGCGCGGCGTTCCGCCTCATCCCGTCGGTCATCACCAAGATCGACGGCCTCGGCCTGCCGCCCGTCGTCCACGAGTTCTGCAAGAAGCCGCGTGGCCTGGTCCTCGTGACCGGTCCGACCGGCTCCGGCAAGTCCACCTCGCTCGCCGCGATGATCGACGAGATCAACGAGACGCGCGAGGAGCACATCCTCACGATCGAGGACCCGATCGAGTTCCTGCACTCCCACAAGAAGTGCATGGTCAACCAGCGTGAGCTGGGCTCCGACGCGCAGGGCTTCGGCCCGGCGCTGAAGGGCGCGCTGCGCCAGGACCCCGACGTGATCCTCGTCGGCGAGATGCGCGACCTGGAGACCATCTCGACCGCCCTGACGGCGGCTGAGACCGGCCACCTGGTCTTCGCCACCCTGCACACCCAGAGCGCGCCGCAGACCATCGACCGCATCATCGACGTGTTCCCGAGCCACCAGCAGGACCAGGTCCGGACGCAGCTGTCGGTCGCGCTCCAGGGCGTGGTCACCCAGACGCTGATCCCGACCGCCGACGGCTCGGCGCGCGTCGTGGCGGCAGAGACGCTCGTCCCGACCCCCGCGGTCCGCAACCTCATCCGCGAGGGCAAGACCCATCAGATCCTGTCGGCGATGCAGACCGGCGGCGGCACCGGCATGCAGACGCTCGACATGGCGCTCGCCTCGCTCATCCGCGCCGGCAAGATCACGCAGCGCGTCGCCGAGTCGCGCTCCTCCACGCCCGAGGAGCTCAAGCGCCTGTCCATGGGCCTGGGCGGCCTCCAGGCCGCATAG
- a CDS encoding GspE/PulE family protein: MPPIPGAPIADVPTQVTPAPSNERPADWNGVTPPRRTGGGSARFLTDVIVELGFVDRPRVEQAVEAARATGTTPEQVLLDQGTLSLENLARAVAERHGLDHLDLSVFHVDMSAANLVNPQAAKRYEAIPVQFVGERGILIAMADPANVLAVDDIALMTGYEVRVAVASREDIATMISKLSRLEHVAATAEIDMTGEDDGVGEIVDLRESADDAPVIKLVNQIIAQAAEQGTSDIHFEPEDGSMRVRFRIDGVLVETMTVPRRMVSGVVSRLKIMSDLDIAERRLPQDGRVGLNLDGRHIDLRVVTLPSVHGENIVIRILDKSNVQFDFEKLGMGEEDAARFTKAFHQAYGAVLVTGPTGSGKSTSLYAAVGELNTPEKNIITIEDPVEYQLEGVTQVQVNKKAGLTFANGLRAMMRADPDIIMVGEIRDAETAKIAIEAALTGHLVLSTLHTNDAPTSITRLVEMGIEPFLVASAVDCVIAQRLCRTLCAHCKERVIISAPVLQDHGFRSHVDIEAYDPKGCSRCGGSGYKGRIGLYEVMTITDEIRRLAIERAPADRIAEVAMRDGMRRLRDDGLEKVKQGRTSIAEVARVTGTG, encoded by the coding sequence GTGCCGCCGATCCCCGGCGCACCGATCGCTGACGTCCCGACCCAGGTCACCCCGGCTCCGTCGAACGAACGTCCAGCCGATTGGAACGGCGTCACGCCGCCGCGCCGCACCGGCGGCGGCAGCGCGCGCTTCCTGACCGACGTCATCGTCGAGCTGGGCTTCGTCGACCGCCCGCGGGTCGAGCAGGCCGTCGAGGCCGCGCGCGCCACCGGCACCACGCCGGAGCAGGTGCTGCTCGACCAGGGCACGCTGTCGCTGGAGAACCTCGCCCGCGCGGTCGCCGAGCGCCACGGCCTGGACCACCTCGACCTGTCGGTGTTCCACGTCGACATGTCGGCGGCGAACCTCGTCAACCCGCAGGCGGCCAAGCGCTACGAGGCGATCCCCGTCCAGTTCGTCGGCGAGCGGGGGATCCTGATCGCGATGGCCGACCCGGCCAACGTCCTGGCCGTCGACGACATCGCGTTGATGACCGGCTACGAGGTCCGCGTCGCGGTCGCCTCGCGCGAGGACATCGCGACGATGATCTCCAAGTTGTCGCGGTTGGAGCACGTCGCCGCGACGGCCGAGATCGACATGACCGGGGAGGACGACGGGGTCGGCGAGATCGTCGACCTGCGCGAGTCCGCCGACGACGCGCCGGTCATCAAGCTCGTCAACCAGATCATCGCCCAGGCCGCCGAGCAGGGCACCTCGGACATCCACTTCGAGCCCGAGGACGGCTCGATGCGCGTCCGCTTCCGCATCGACGGCGTGCTCGTCGAGACGATGACGGTCCCGCGCCGGATGGTCAGCGGCGTCGTGTCGCGCCTGAAGATCATGAGCGACCTCGACATCGCCGAGCGTCGCCTGCCCCAGGACGGGCGCGTCGGGCTCAACCTCGACGGCCGCCACATCGACCTGCGCGTCGTGACGCTGCCGTCGGTGCACGGCGAGAACATCGTCATCCGCATCCTGGACAAGTCCAACGTCCAGTTCGACTTCGAGAAGCTCGGCATGGGCGAGGAGGACGCCGCGCGCTTCACCAAGGCGTTCCACCAGGCCTACGGCGCCGTGCTCGTGACCGGCCCGACGGGCTCGGGCAAGTCCACGTCGCTGTACGCGGCGGTGGGCGAGCTCAACACGCCCGAGAAGAACATCATCACGATCGAGGACCCGGTCGAGTACCAGCTCGAGGGCGTCACGCAGGTCCAGGTCAACAAGAAGGCCGGCCTGACCTTCGCCAACGGCCTGCGGGCGATGATGCGCGCCGACCCCGACATCATCATGGTCGGCGAGATCCGCGACGCCGAGACCGCGAAGATCGCGATCGAGGCAGCGCTGACCGGCCACCTGGTGCTGTCGACGCTGCACACCAACGACGCCCCGACGTCGATCACGCGGCTCGTCGAGATGGGCATCGAGCCGTTCCTGGTCGCCAGCGCCGTGGACTGCGTCATCGCCCAGCGCCTGTGCCGCACGCTCTGCGCGCACTGCAAGGAGCGCGTGATCATCTCCGCGCCGGTGCTGCAGGACCACGGCTTCCGCAGCCACGTCGACATCGAGGCCTACGACCCGAAGGGCTGCTCGCGCTGCGGCGGCTCGGGCTACAAGGGCCGGATCGGCCTCTACGAGGTCATGACCATCACCGACGAGATCCGCCGCCTGGCGATCGAGCGGGCGCCGGCCGACCGCATCGCGGAGGTCGCGATGCGCGACGGCATGCGCCGGCTGCGCGACGACGGCCTGGAGAAGGTCAAGCAGGGCCGCACCTCGATCGCCGAGGTCGCGCGCGTTACCGGCACGGGATAG
- a CDS encoding aldo/keto reductase: MRTRHLGCDGPEVGAIGYGAMGLSWAYGNREGTDPDAVIGRAIDLGSTLIDTADVYGPFHNEILVGHAIKGRRDEITLATKCGLVLDGVGGSDSRTITRDGRPEHIRAAIDGSLRRLEVDDVDLYYLHRPDPDVPLEESVGALKEVVEQGKAKHIGLSEVSVDELERAHAVHPVSAVQSELSLWTRDPVDNGVLAFCAVHGIAFVPFSPLGRGFLTGRLDREALEDDDARRGWPRFQQKAFAANQRIVDAVRRVAARHDAAPGQIALAWVLAQGAFVVPIPGTKRIPYLEENVAAVDVLLSSDDLHELDSLPAAVGARY, from the coding sequence ATGCGGACGCGGCATCTGGGATGCGATGGGCCCGAGGTCGGGGCGATCGGCTACGGGGCGATGGGCCTGAGCTGGGCCTACGGCAACCGCGAGGGCACCGACCCCGACGCGGTCATCGGCCGGGCGATCGACCTCGGCAGCACGCTGATCGACACCGCCGACGTCTACGGCCCGTTCCACAACGAGATCCTCGTCGGCCACGCGATCAAGGGCCGGCGCGACGAGATCACGCTGGCGACCAAGTGCGGATTGGTGCTCGACGGGGTGGGTGGTTCCGATTCCCGCACGATCACGCGCGACGGCCGGCCCGAGCACATCCGCGCGGCGATCGACGGCTCGCTGCGCCGCCTCGAGGTCGACGACGTCGACCTGTACTACCTGCACCGCCCGGACCCGGACGTACCGCTCGAGGAGTCGGTCGGGGCGCTCAAGGAGGTCGTCGAGCAGGGCAAGGCCAAGCACATCGGCCTGTCCGAGGTCTCCGTCGACGAGCTCGAGCGCGCCCACGCCGTCCACCCGGTCTCGGCCGTCCAGTCCGAGCTCTCGCTCTGGACGCGCGACCCGGTCGACAACGGCGTCCTGGCGTTCTGCGCCGTCCACGGCATCGCCTTCGTCCCGTTCTCGCCGCTGGGCCGCGGCTTCCTGACCGGACGCCTGGACCGCGAGGCGCTGGAGGACGACGACGCCCGCCGCGGCTGGCCGCGCTTCCAGCAGAAGGCCTTCGCGGCCAACCAGCGCATCGTCGACGCGGTGCGGCGCGTAGCCGCCCGCCACGACGCCGCGCCCGGCCAGATCGCGCTCGCATGGGTCCTGGCGCAGGGCGCGTTCGTGGTCCCGATCCCCGGCACCAAGCGCATCCCGTACCTGGAGGAGAACGTCGCGGCGGTCGACGTGCTGCTGAGCTCCGACGACCTGCACGAGCTCGACAGCCTGCCCGCGGCCGTGGGCGCCCGCTACTGA
- the gluQRS gene encoding tRNA glutamyl-Q(34) synthetase GluQRS, whose translation MRAGATGRFAPSPTGTLHLGNLRTALLAWLYARAQGAPFLLRIEDLDRGRVRERYEVEQLADLAAIGLDWDGAIVRQSARTDHYAEALATLDAAAATYPCWCTRAEIREASSAPHGPLPEGHYPGTCRRLTAAQRADREASGRPPAIRVAAGAAAIAFRDRLHGEQHGVVDDFVVRRNDGAYAYNLAVVVDDGAQDVGEVVRGDDLLDSTPRQLWLADRLGLGGRDGMSFAHVPLVLGGDGARLAKRHGAVTLADRAEQGESAGEVRARLAASVGLAAPDERPSPAELVARFDPERFAPPPSGPLPGL comes from the coding sequence ATGCGCGCGGGGGCCACCGGCCGCTTCGCGCCGTCGCCGACCGGCACGCTGCACCTCGGCAACCTGCGCACCGCGCTGCTCGCGTGGCTGTACGCGCGCGCCCAGGGCGCCCCGTTCCTGCTGCGGATCGAGGACCTCGACCGCGGGCGCGTCCGCGAGCGCTATGAGGTCGAGCAGCTGGCCGACCTCGCCGCGATCGGCCTGGACTGGGATGGCGCGATCGTGCGCCAGTCCGCGCGGACCGACCACTACGCCGAGGCGCTGGCGACCCTGGACGCCGCGGCCGCGACCTACCCGTGCTGGTGCACACGGGCCGAGATCCGTGAGGCGTCCTCGGCGCCCCACGGCCCGCTGCCCGAGGGCCACTACCCCGGCACGTGCCGCCGCCTGACCGCCGCGCAGCGCGCCGACCGCGAGGCCTCGGGCCGGCCGCCGGCGATCCGCGTGGCGGCCGGCGCGGCGGCGATCGCGTTCCGCGACCGCCTGCACGGCGAGCAACATGGGGTGGTCGACGACTTCGTCGTCCGGCGCAACGACGGCGCCTACGCCTACAACCTGGCCGTCGTCGTCGACGACGGCGCCCAGGACGTCGGCGAGGTCGTCCGCGGCGACGACCTCCTTGACTCGACGCCGCGCCAGCTCTGGCTCGCCGACCGCCTCGGCCTGGGCGGGCGCGACGGGATGTCCTTCGCGCACGTCCCGCTCGTGCTCGGCGGCGACGGGGCGCGCCTGGCCAAGCGGCACGGCGCGGTCACGCTCGCCGACCGCGCCGAGCAGGGCGAGAGCGCCGGCGAGGTCCGCGCGCGGCTGGCCGCGTCGGTCGGCCTGGCGGCGCCGGACGAGCGTCCCTCCCCCGCCGAGCTCGTCGCCCGCTTCGACCCCGAACGGTTCGCTCCGCCACCTTCGGGGCCGCTGCCGGGCCTCTGA
- a CDS encoding type II secretion system F family protein, protein MSTYVFKAMDLTGAKATGEVEAESKQIVSDQLKQRGLIVLDIADKRGSKELELPFLNRIKAQDLTIMTRQLATMVNSGMTILRALYVLEAQTENDKLSSTISSVRKDVEAGLPLSDALERHPKVFNPLFVAMTRAGETGGVLDSALERVANQLESSDSLRRQVKAAMAYPLVVMTFAFSVLIALVVFLVPVFVGTFKQFGGDLPTITKFTVGLSNAITGYWYAFIVGGFAAVWAFRKWKATDGGRKLWDTFKLRIPMKIGDIVQKIALARWSRTLSALVSAGVPLMQALEITGQTAGNWCIEKAMGDVIESVRQGGTIADPLKDAPVFPGMVTHMIGVGEETGAMDTMLSKIADFYEDQVAAAVKQLASILEPVMIILVGGMVGFIVISMYMPLFKVYDSIK, encoded by the coding sequence ATGTCCACCTACGTCTTCAAGGCGATGGACCTCACCGGCGCGAAGGCGACCGGCGAGGTGGAGGCCGAGAGCAAGCAGATCGTCTCCGACCAGCTCAAGCAGCGCGGGCTGATCGTCCTCGACATCGCGGACAAGCGCGGGTCCAAGGAGCTGGAGCTCCCGTTCCTGAACCGCATCAAGGCTCAGGACCTGACGATCATGACCCGCCAGCTGGCGACCATGGTCAACTCCGGGATGACGATCCTCCGCGCGCTCTACGTGCTGGAGGCCCAGACCGAGAACGACAAGCTGTCGAGCACGATCTCGTCGGTCCGCAAGGACGTCGAGGCCGGCCTGCCGCTGTCAGACGCGCTGGAGCGCCATCCCAAGGTCTTCAACCCGCTGTTCGTCGCGATGACGCGCGCCGGCGAGACCGGCGGCGTCCTGGACTCCGCGCTGGAGCGCGTCGCCAACCAGCTGGAGTCCTCCGACTCGCTGCGCCGGCAGGTCAAGGCCGCGATGGCCTACCCGCTGGTGGTGATGACCTTCGCCTTCTCGGTGCTGATCGCGTTGGTGGTGTTCTTGGTCCCGGTCTTCGTCGGCACGTTCAAGCAGTTCGGCGGCGACCTCCCGACGATCACGAAGTTCACCGTCGGGCTGTCCAACGCGATCACCGGCTACTGGTACGCGTTCATCGTCGGCGGCTTCGCCGCGGTCTGGGCGTTCCGCAAGTGGAAGGCGACCGACGGCGGGCGCAAGCTGTGGGACACGTTCAAGCTGCGGATCCCGATGAAGATCGGCGACATCGTGCAGAAGATCGCGCTCGCGCGCTGGTCGCGCACGCTGAGCGCGCTGGTCTCCGCCGGCGTCCCGCTGATGCAGGCGCTGGAGATCACGGGCCAGACCGCGGGCAACTGGTGCATCGAGAAGGCGATGGGCGACGTCATCGAGTCCGTCCGCCAGGGCGGCACGATCGCCGACCCCCTCAAGGACGCGCCGGTGTTCCCGGGCATGGTCACGCACATGATCGGCGTCGGTGAGGAGACCGGCGCCATGGACACCATGTTGTCCAAGATCGCGGACTTCTACGAGGACCAGGTCGCGGCCGCCGTCAAGCAGCTCGCGTCGATCCTGGAGCCGGTGATGATCATCCTCGTCGGCGGCATGGTCGGCTTCATCGTGATCTCGATGTACATGCCGCTCTTCAAGGTGTACGACTCGATCAAGTAG
- a CDS encoding DoxX family protein, whose product MDIGTVALRGVVGPLFVGHGTQKLFGWFGGHGLEGTGGFFEQLGLRPGKRHAAAAGAAEALGGALLTVGAATPLAATMVSGTMVTAIRKVHAPNGPWVTENGWEYNAALIGALAALVEHGPGSPSVDARLFPSWKGTRWAIAMLAAAAAGSFLVDVLPEPAPEDTASAGEPDVTAAAAEEARFAKDQALRATS is encoded by the coding sequence ATGGACATCGGCACTGTTGCACTGCGCGGAGTCGTCGGCCCGCTGTTCGTCGGGCACGGCACGCAGAAGCTGTTCGGCTGGTTCGGCGGGCACGGGTTGGAAGGGACCGGCGGGTTCTTCGAGCAGCTCGGGCTCCGGCCCGGCAAGCGCCACGCGGCGGCGGCCGGCGCGGCCGAGGCGCTGGGCGGCGCGCTGCTGACGGTCGGCGCCGCGACGCCGCTGGCGGCCACGATGGTCTCGGGCACGATGGTCACGGCGATCCGCAAGGTCCACGCCCCGAACGGCCCCTGGGTGACCGAGAACGGCTGGGAGTACAACGCCGCGCTGATCGGCGCGCTGGCCGCGCTCGTCGAGCACGGACCCGGCTCGCCGTCGGTCGACGCCCGGCTGTTCCCGAGCTGGAAGGGCACCCGCTGGGCCATCGCGATGCTCGCCGCCGCGGCCGCGGGCTCCTTCCTGGTCGACGTGCTCCCCGAGCCCGCGCCGGAGGACACCGCCTCGGCCGGCGAGCCGGACGTCACGGCGGCCGCCGCCGAGGAGGCGCGCTTCGCCAAGGACCAGGCCTTGCGCGCCACGTCCTAG
- the aroE gene encoding shikimate dehydrogenase: MKRLGVLGWPVGHSRSPAMHNAALRELGLGDWHYQRLPVPPEVLAETVAGLPAAGFVGANVTIPHKEAALALADDATEAARAIGAANTLTFDGERVHAANTDAPGFLAALRGAGAPDPAGSTALVLGAGGSARAVAYALREAGAARVAVWNRSGDRARTLAADLGVDAADRPMAADLLVNCTSVGLSDGEFKELPVDADALGTYATVADLVYRAGGTGLVAEAQRRGCTVVDGLEVLVRQGALSFQAWTGLEAPIDVMRAAAARGAIPEPHDPGTSDSSDRRAADPRRTDR, translated from the coding sequence ATGAAGCGCCTCGGGGTCCTCGGCTGGCCCGTCGGCCACAGCCGCTCGCCGGCCATGCACAACGCCGCGCTGCGCGAGCTGGGGCTGGGCGACTGGCACTACCAGCGACTGCCGGTGCCGCCGGAGGTGCTCGCGGAGACGGTCGCGGGGCTGCCGGCGGCCGGCTTCGTCGGGGCCAACGTGACGATCCCGCACAAGGAGGCGGCGCTGGCGCTCGCCGACGACGCGACCGAGGCCGCCCGCGCGATCGGCGCCGCGAACACGCTGACGTTCGACGGCGAGCGCGTCCACGCGGCCAACACCGACGCGCCCGGCTTCCTGGCGGCGCTGCGCGGCGCGGGCGCGCCGGACCCCGCGGGCAGCACCGCGCTGGTCCTCGGCGCCGGCGGCTCGGCGCGCGCCGTCGCCTACGCGCTGCGCGAGGCCGGCGCCGCGCGCGTCGCGGTCTGGAACCGCTCCGGCGACCGCGCCCGGACGCTCGCGGCCGACCTCGGGGTCGACGCCGCCGATCGGCCGATGGCAGCGGATCTTTTGGTCAACTGCACGAGTGTCGGGCTGTCTGACGGGGAGTTCAAGGAGCTTCCGGTCGATGCCGATGCGCTGGGCACATACGCGACCGTGGCGGACCTGGTCTACCGGGCCGGCGGCACCGGGCTCGTTGCGGAAGCGCAACGCCGGGGATGCACGGTGGTCGACGGCCTCGAGGTCCTCGTCCGCCAAGGCGCGTTGAGCTTCCAGGCCTGGACCGGCTTGGAGGCGCCCATCGACGTGATGCGTGCCGCCGCGGCCCGCGGAGCGATCCCCGAACCCCATGACCCCGGAACCAGCGACTCATCTGACCGCCGTGCCGCCGATCCCCGGCGCACCGATCGCTGA